Proteins from one Porites lutea chromosome 3, jaPorLute2.1, whole genome shotgun sequence genomic window:
- the LOC140930513 gene encoding electrogenic aspartate/glutamate antiporter SLC25A13, mitochondrial-like translates to MMEQASRKKLWFWSLFPKAQCESLHGHYLKPADPNELRKIFNKYATVEQEGEKFMTPVNLIRDYLGMQKVDDYNETTLGLLAGCVDQTKDGLISFSEFLAFEALLCDPSAQHKIVFQLFDLDGKGSVTFDEFENVIKKTTFFNKITFDFDTEFVKTYFGKEKKAHVRFDDFSHLLQDLEKEYQRQAFFQSKVADGEITAVKFAEIMKTLRGHKLSPFVRNYLLTAGSGEGGHRVSYGYYRAFNTMLDHVQVLYNMTVSAAKGNRFKELRKVDLLNESKADSEITPLVIDILFHLCDLEHRRGRVTVSDVHQIIPHRDVFKVFSTERIEEEMLTETVVESDQPILWKALEQVYRFGIGSVAGAAGATAVYPIDLVKTRMQNQRAVLAHERIYANSFDCFFKVIRNEGPLGLYRGLLPQLVGVAPEKAIKLTTNDFVRDVFRDKDGFISLPFEVVAGGCGGAAQVLFTNPLEIVKIRLQVAGEIGAAGDKVTALRVIRELGLAGLYKGARACFLRDIPFSGIYFPTYAHLKDHFADESGHVSAGGLFASAMTAGVPAAALATPADVVKTRLQVKARAGQQTYRGVIDCIRKVWKEEGGRAFWKGAGARVFRSSPQFGVTLLTYELLQRLFKVDFSGKGVVVHEAWSEKKAFNPDVSLHPDHIGGMRLAVASFAGIETKFGLCLPKFSHTSGQKKT, encoded by the exons ATGATGGAACAGGCTTCGAGGAAAAAGCTGTGGTTTTGGTCTCTCTTTCCCAAAGCACAATGCGAATCGCTTCATGGTCAT TATTTGAAGCCGGCCGATCCAAATGAGCTGAGAAAAATCTTTAACAAG TATGCAACAGTTGAACAAGAGGGTGAAAAGTTCATGACCCCTGTGAATCTCATCCGAGACTACCTTGGCATGCAAAAGGTTGATGATTATAATGAAACAACTTTGGGTCTTCTGGCTGGATGTGTTGATCAAACAAAAGATGG GTTGATATCCTTCAGTGAATTCTTAGCATTTGAGGCTTTACTGTGTGATCCCAGTGCTCAGCACAAGATTGTCTTTCAACTGTTTGACTTAGATGGCAAAGGATCAGTCACATTTG atgaGTTTGAGAATGTCATCAAAAAGACAACGTTCTTCAACAAAATAACTTTTGACTTTGACACTGAGTTTGTCAAAACATATTTTGGGAAAGAGAAGAAGGCACATGTCCGTTTTGATGACTTCTCGCATTTGTTACAG GATTTAGAGAAAGAGTATCAGCGGCAAGCTTTCTTCCAAAGCAAAGTGGCTGATGGAGAGATAACAGCTGTCAAGTTTGCAGAAATCATGAAAACCCTTAGAGGACATAAACTGTCTCCTTTTGTCAGGAATTATCTTTTAACT GCTGGTAGTGGAGAGGGTGGTCATCGTGTGAGTTATGGTTATTACAGAGCCTTCAATACCATGTTAGATCATGTACAAGTCCTTTACAATATGACAGTCTCAGCTGCAAAGGGAAATCGCTTCAAAGAACTCAGGAAAG TGGATCTTTTAAATGAATCCAAGGCTGATTCAGAG ATTACTCCTCTAGTTATTGACATTCTTTTCCATCTGTGTGACTTGGAACACAGAAGAGG GCGGGTTACAGTGTCTGATGTACATCAGATTATTCCTCATCGGGATGTCTTCAAAGTGTTTTCTACAGAAAGAATTGAAGAAGAG ATGTTAACAGAGACCGTGGTGGAAAGCGATCAGCCAATACTTTGGAAAGCATTAGAACAGGTTTATCGGTTTGGAATAGGATCCGTAGCAGGAG CTGCGGGTGCAACTGCAGTTTACCCTATCGACTTGGTAAAGACGAGAATGCAGAACCAGCGAGCCGTGCTTGCACATGAGAGAATCTATGCCAACAGCTTCGACTGCTTCTTTAAAGTCATCAGAAATGAAGGTCCACTAGGATTGTACAGAG GTTTGCTACCCCAGCTCGTTGGTGTTGCTCCAGAGAAGGCCATAAAGTTAACG ACGAATGATTTTGTCCGTGACGTGTTTCGAGACAAGGATGGGTTTATTAGCTTACCATTTGAAGTAGTTGCCGGTGGATGT GGAGGTGCAGCTCAGGTTCTCTTCACCAATCCTCTGGAGATCGTCAAGATCAGGTTACAGGTTGCAGGCGAGATTGGAGCGGCTGGAGACAAGGTCACCGCTTTACGAGTCATTAGAGAGTTAGGGCTGGCAGGACTTTACAAG GGTGCAAGAGCGTGTTTCCTACGTGACATTCCATTCTCCGGTATATATTTTCCTACCTACGCACATCTTAAGGATCATTTCGCAGACGAGAGTGGTCACGTGAGCGCTGGTGGACTCTTTGCCTCGGCCATGACTGCAG GTGTTCCCGCAGCCGCACTGGCCACACCAGCTGATGTTGTCAAGACAAGATTACAG GTGAAAGCAAGAGCTGGTCAGCAGACTTACCGGGGAGTGATTGACTGTATAAGAAAAGTGTGGAAGGAAGAAGGAGGAAGAGCGTTTTGGAAAGGAGCAGGAG CTCGTGTATTTAGGTCGTCACCTCAGTTTGGCGTCACACTACTCACGTATGAACTTCTCCAAAGATTGTTTAAAGTGGATTTCAGTGGAAAGGG AGTGGTGGTACACGAAGCCTGGAGCGAGAAAAAAGCTTTCAACCCAGACGTATCTCTTCATCCTGACCACATCGGCGGCATGAGACTAGCTGTGGCCTCCTTTGCGGGCATCGAGACTAAGTTCGGCTTGTGCTTACCCAAGTTCTCGCACACTTCAGGACAAAAGAAAACTTGA
- the LOC140930510 gene encoding uncharacterized protein yields the protein MMFTIEECETQIRTDQETQKRDDERSIKSHKSHQSQSSTTSRSSSSSRKERFRAMLLAKRKLELAKSRAQEEAELAKSKAQQEAELVKAEHERSAKKELRLLEDEAVLAELDWKIENEFDEETGVVNGVDNIVQTTYPIEEKPLGQSPQIQLDDSEPRTPKIPAPTPKPSLPLIPVSCSTPQDTAPGSCKEKPATEVKSNIADTANKGALPVTECQQPPYQAPRTFQYRPKSQPEDKVIEQAPKDHVAAMWKVQLLNGISPTPFNGNPADFPFFKEQAHTHLESELLTDAQRVEYLPKFLKGEALEVIKRNRGSSYSELMKILEERFGRPIQVTQACIEELVSGPKLAYGDNMGLLNFAEKLNTSTKVLKGDVEREASVATNLRRIVNRLPNDLITKWQTENYEIVSRGGTARLKDIAKFVKRQASIRNDPVFGMQPQRGENRTNKSPPKASKGSDLPTKNATINATSLKNAPKKENSANCAICKSTPHRLQECPIVKQCDRVAVRRQYAASYGFCFNCGCHNPDHSGTSCPEPPACSLCPGHHLPILHRDNNNGRRTPGNKNTHNPTNRYSTPTADPITRQPQMEQGTRQPPSDRPQTSITSAGVSTTRAQVLLNVVPVTITAENGGSLSTYAFLDNGCTDTLIDKELADHLDLKGISEQIGIKTITNSEELVESRRVSFTLSPVEAYGEDIDVNEAYVLPDLNQSERVLPGTVDVHKYPHLQDLTFPVVDFERVSIIVGSNVPVAHLQKEVRIPKDNKSGLYGYRYPLGWSISGPLTIAGTRRAELNFISVGHKPDDFVERFWKIEDYGTLKAGEKPLSVEDKRALKIIEETTTLVDGHYEVGLLWKEDQPKLPNNRILAERRAELLRRRLTKAGNEQMAAKYRGVMTEYISKGYARKLSPEEAARESSITWYLPHHPVTNPNKPDKLRIVFDAASEYEGTSLNKNLVQGPDMTNSLVGVLLRFRQGHVGVAADVEAMFHQVRVRKQDQEALRFLWWTDDYDKPPDVYVMEVHIFGATSSPCVANWALRRTASDNAERFNPQVVATVDRNFYVDDALPSFSEENAASTVASDLVKILNHGGFNLTKFMTNSKNVLATIPTEKRATPDLNLDLDELPVERALGIRWFAETDELGFDIKNLNRPETKRGVLSAVCSLYDPLGFAAPVALTARVIIQDMWKAKVDWDQPLEENFLARWKSWTSQLSSLSALRIPRCYLPAGTDASKCKLQLHIFSDASEIGYGASAYLRVENPDGSIHCSFVVGKARNAPVKFTSIPRLELQAAVLSTRLNKMLREELDLPIQSTKFWTDSEIVLHYLKNERRRFQTYVANRVEEIRGNSQPDDWNHVPGVLNPADDASRGLNPSELNLDHRWLRGPEFLWQPESFWPNASLREVPDEGLELKKETHANCTDINTNVKTRQASVQSNCPPATPVETTMQQIISTSSDWNRLRRQVAWLTRFTHFIRDRKTVHTGHLTLEDYDAATLSIAKIVQHAAYDQEIKDLKTRGEVRGSSKIASLNPMQDDHGVLRVKGRIASPPAADTARNQIILPRDHPATVLMVRHTHASIGHLGREHLIARVRETFWIPQIRVLTRSVLGRCLVCKKLNAKPMTQQMAPLPRSRMMAYEPPFSYTGMDLFGPLYVKHGRGTAKRWCCLFTCLTTRSVHLELVHSMDTNDFIMCLRRFINRRGEVTELRCDRGSNFVGGERELRESIEQWNQQQIVQELLQRGCKWVFQPPTASSMSGIWERMVRSAKTVLKSILGTQVVTEAVLQTLLTEVERVLNGRALTANSDDPNDLQPLTPAHFLMQRKTICLPPGIFEKADQYHRRKWRQVQFLADLFWKRWLREYLPTLQARGKWRKVLPNLKPKALVLLVDDNVPRGCWKLGRVLEVFPGPDGLVRTAKVKTKDSVFIRPIQKLCLLENDLENN from the coding sequence ATGATGTTTACAATAGAAGAATGCGAAACCCAAATACGGACTGATCAAGAAACACAAAAACGTGATGATGAACGCTCCATTAAAAGTCACAAGTCGCACCAGTCTCAGAGCTCCACTACTTCAAGATCCTCTTCGTCGTCCCGGAAAGAAAGGTTTAGAGCCATGCTTTTAGCAAAAAGGAAATTGGAGTTAGCGAAGAGTAGGGCACAAGAGGAAGCTGAGTTGGCGAAGAGTAAGGCTCAACAAGAAGCCGAATTGGTCAAAGCAGAGCATGAGCGGAGCGCAAAGAAGGAATTGAGACTACTCGAGGACGAAGCCGTTCTAGCTGAGCTGGACTGGAAGATTGAAAATGAGTTCGACGAGGAAACTGGTGTTGTTAATGGTGTGGACAATATTGTTCAGACAACCTATCCCATTGAGGAGAAACCACTGGGACAGTCACCTCAAATTCAACTTGATGATTCAGAACCCCGAACACCAAAAATCCCAGCACCGACACCCAAACCTTCACTGCCTCTTATACCTGTCAGTTGCTCCACCCCCCAAGACACAGCACCTGGTTCGTGCAAGGAAAAGCCAGCCACTGAGGTCAAATCCAATATTGCCGATACTGCAAACAAGGGAGCACTGCCAGTCACTGAATGCCAGCAGCCACCATACCAAGCCCCACGAACCTTCCAGTATAGACCTAAGTCTCAGCCAGAAGACAAAGTAATAGAGCAAGCCCCTAAAGACCATGTAGCAGCCATGTGGAAGGTACAGCTTCTGAACGGAATCTCTCCTACACCCTTTAATGGCAACCCAGCAGACTTCCCGTTCTTCAAAGAACAGGCACATACTCACCTTGAAAGTGAGCTACTAACTGATGCGCAGCGGGTAGAGTACTTACCGAAGTTCCTGAAAGGAGAAGCCTTGGAGGTCATCAAAAGAAACCGAGGCTCCTCCTATAGTGAGCTAATGAAGATCTTAGAGGAACGCTTTGGTCGCCCTATTCAGGTGACGCAAGCCTGCATCGAAGAGTTAGTCTCAGGCCCCAAACTTGCCTATGGTGACAACATGGGTCTGCTTAATTTTGCCGAGAAGCTGAACACTTCAACCAAGGTTCTGAAGGGAGATGTGGAACGCGAAGCAAGCGTAGCTACCAATTTGAGAAGAATCGTAAACAGACTCCCAAATGATTTAATCACCAAGTGGCAGACCGAAAACTACGAGATTGTTAGCCGTGGTGGAACTGCACGACTAAAGGACATTGcaaaatttgtgaaaaggcAAGCGTCAATAAGGAATGACCCAGTGTTTGGAATGCAGCCGCAAAGGGGAGAAAACAGGACAAACAAGTCCCCCCCCAAAGCTTCTAAAGGATCGGACCTGCCCACGAAAAATGCTACGATCAACGCCACATCGCTTAAGAACGCCCCCAAGAAAGAGAACTCTGCAAACTGTGCAATTTGCAAGTCTACTCCCCACCGACTCCAGGAGTGCCCAATCGTCAAACAGTGTGACCGTGTAGCCGTGCGTCGACAATATGCAGCATCGTATGGGTTCTGCTTTAACTGTGGTTGCCATAATCCCGATCACAGTGGTACTTCCTGTCCTGAGCCACCAGCTTGTTCTCTGTGTCCTGGACACCACTTACCAATACTGCATAGGGACAACAACAATGGACGCAGAACTCCTGGAAACAAGAACACTCATAACCCCACTAACCGATACAGTACTCCGACTGCTGACCCAATAACCCGGCAACCACAAATGGAGCAAGGCACAAGACAGCCGCCCAGCGACAGGCCACAGACTTCGATTACATCTGCCGGTGTCAGCACCACAAGAGCCCaagttttgttaaatgtagTTCCTGTAACCATTACTGCAGAGAACGGTGGTTCCCTTTCTACATATGCATTTCTTGACAATGGCTGTACCGATACCCTCATTGACAAAGAGCTTGCTGATCATCTTGACCTGAAAGGGATCTCGGAGCAAATCGGGATTAAGACTATTACGAACAGCGAGGAGCTGGTGGAGAGTCGACGCGTTTCCTTTACTCTCAGTCCTGTAGAAGCATACGGTGAAGACATTGATGTTAATGAAGCTTACGTTCTCCCTGACCTGAATCAATCAGAACGAGTTTTGCCGGGGACAGTAGATGTCCATAAGTATCCGCACCTTCAAGACCTTACATTCCCAGTGGTGGACTTTGAACGAGTCTCGATCATTGTGGGGAGTAACGTCCCTGTTGCACACTTGCAGAAGGAAGTCAGAATCCCGAAAGACAACAAGAGCGGCCTCTACGGTTATCGGTACCCTCTCGGTTGGAGCATTTCAGGTCCATTGACTATCGCTGGGACAAGAAGAGCTGAGCTCAATTTCATCTCTGTTGGACACAAACCTGACGACTTTGTTGAAAGGTTTTGGAAGATCGAAGACTATGGAACATTGAAAGCAGGAGAGAAGCCCTTATCTGTGGAAGACAAACGAGCCCTAAAAATCATTGAAGAAACTACTACCCTTGTAGACGGGCATTATGAAGTTGGCCTACTATGGAAGGAAGATCAGCCAAAGCTGCCAAACAATCGCATTTTAGCTGAAAGACGAGCAGAATTGCTTAGACGACGCCTGACCAAAGCAGGAAATGAGCAAATGGCTGCTAAGTACCGTGGAGTCATGACTGAGTACATCTCGAAGGGTTATGCACGCAAATTGTCCCCTGAAGAAGCAGCTAGAGAAAGCTCGATAACTTGGTACTTACCTCATCATCCAGTGACTAATCCCAACAAACCTGACAAGCTCCGTATCGTCTTCGATGCCGCATCTGAGTATGAAGGAACATCTCTAAACAAGAATCTCGTTCAAGGGCCAGACATGACAAACAGTCTCGTTGGTGTGCTGCTGCGATTTCGACAGGGGCATGTAGGGGTAGCCGCTGATGTCGAGGCAATGTTTCATCAAGTGCGTGTGCGTAAACAAGATCAAGAAGCTCTACGATTCCTCTGGTGGACAGATGATTACGACAAACCCCCGGATGTCTATGTTATGGAAGTACACATATTtggagcaacctcgtccccttgCGTTGCAAATTGGGCCCTGAGAAGAACAGCCAGTGACAATGCTGAAAGGTTCAACCCGCAAGTTGTTGCAACTGTTGACAGGAACTTTTATGTTGACGATGCTCTGCCATCCTTCAGTGAGGAGAATGCAGCATCTACTGTAGCATCGGACCTAGTGAAAATCCTGAATCACGGTGGCTTCAACCTAACGAAATTCATGACGAACAGTAAGAATGTTTTGGCAACCATTCCCACCGAGAAAAGAGCCACACCAGATCTGAATCTTGACTTAGACGAACTGCCAGTGGAAAGGGCGCTAGGGATTCGCTGGTTTGCTGAAACAGATGAGCTTGGATTTGACATCAAGAACTTGAATCGACCCGAAACAAAGCGTGGAGTACTGTCCGCCGTTTGTTCCCTGTATGACCCTCTTGGGTTTGCTGCGCCTGTGGCCCTTACTGCCAGAGTAATTATCCAGGATATGTGGAAGGCTAAGGTAGACTGGGACCAGCCACTCGAAGAAAACTTCTTAGCCAGATGGAAGTCTTGGACCTCACAGCTGTCATCCCTCTCTGCACTGCGCATCCCACGTTGCTACTTGCCAGCTGGAACAGATGCTTCCAAATGCAAACTACAGCTGCATATCTTCTCTGATGCCTCTGAAATTGGCTACGGTGCATCTGCGTATCTAAGAGTCGAGAATCCAGATGGGTCTATTCACTGCTCGTTTGTTGTGGGGAAAGCAAGAAATGCAcctgtcaagttcacaagcatTCCAAGGCTTGAACTCCAAGCTGCTGTTCTGTCTACACGCTTGAATAAGATGCTGAGAGAAGAGTTGGACCTTCCTATTCAGAGCACCAAGTTCTGGACAGACAGCGAAATAGTTCTCCACTACTTGAAGAATGAAAGGCGTCGTTTCCAGACCTATGTCGCTAATCGAGTCGAAGAAATCAGAGGAAACTCACAGCCAGACGACTGGAACCACGTGCCAGGTGTCTTGAACCCAGCCGACGATGCGTCACGTGGCTTGAACCCCTCTGAGCTAAACCTTGATCACCGCTGGCTACGAGGACCAGAGTTCTTATGGCAACCTGAATCCTTTTGGCCCAACGCAAGCCTTCGAGAAGTCCCCGATGAAGGCCTAGAGCTTAAGAAAGAAACCCATGCTAACTGTACTGACATAAACACCAATGTCAAGACCCGCCAGGCAAGCGTACAGTCTAATTGCCCCCCCGCCACACCTGTTGAGACCACCATGCAACAAATAATAAGCACCTCCTCTGATTGGAACCGTCTCAGACGTCAAGTGGCTTGGCTCACACGCTTCACTCATTTCATCCGTGACCGGAAGACTGTCCACACAGGTCATCTGACTTTAGAAGATTACGATGCTGCTACCTTATCCATCGCAAAGATCGTCCAGCACGCAGCCTACGATCAAGAGATCAAGGATCTAAAGACCAGGGGCGAAGTCAGGGGATCCAGTAAGATCGCTAGTTTGAACCCAATGCAAGACGACCATGGTGTTTTGAGAGTCAAGGGACGTATAGCATCACCACCAGCTGCTGACACTGCCAGGAATCAAATAATACTGCCCAGAGATCATCCAGCGACAGTCCTGATGGTCCGCCACACCCATGCATCAATTGGTCACCTGGGGCGTGAACACCTCATAGCAAGGGTTCGAGAGACGTTCTGGATCCCACAAATAAGGGTGTTAACACGTTCTGTCCTGGGTCGGTGTCTTGTTTGTAAGAAGTTGAATGCCAAGCCGATGACTCAGCAAATGGCTCCCCTGCCAAGAAGCCGGATGATGGCGTACGAACCCCCATTCTCCTACACAGGAATGGATCTATTCGGTCCTTTATACGTCAAGCATGGAAGAGGAACAGCCAAACGGTGGTGCTGCTTATTTACCTGCCTGACGACACGTAGTGTACATCTTGAATTGGTTCACTCGATGGACACAAACGACTTCATAATGTGTCTGCGACGATTTATAAACCGTCGTGGTGAAGTGACTGAACTAAGGTGTGACAGAGGATCAAATTTTGTCGGCGGTGAACGAGAGCTGAGAGAGTCGATCGAGCAGTGGAACCAGCAACAAATTGTGCAAGAGCTTCTACAACGAGGGTGCAAATGGGTCTTCCAGCCGCCAACTGCTTCTAGCATGTCTGGGATTTGGGAGCGGATGGTGCGAAGTGCTAAGACTGTTCTGAAGTCTATCCTAGGGACCCAAGTAGTTACGGAAGCAGTTCTTCAGACGCTGTTGACTGAAGTTGAACGAGTGTTAAATGGGCGAGCGCTCACCGCCAATTCAGACGACCCAAATGACCTTCAGCCACTCACGCCAGCGCATTTCTTAATGCAGAGGAAGACTATCTGCCTACCCCCTGGCATATTTGAGAAAGCAGATCAGTATCACAGAAGGAAATGGAGGCAGGTACAATTTCTGGCAGACCTATTTTGGAAGAGGTGGTTGCGTGAGTATTTACCTACCCTGCAAGCCCGAGGAAAGTGGAGAAAGGTCTTACCTAACTTGAAGCCGAAGGCCCTTGTCCTGTTAGTTGATGACAACGTGCCGAGAGGATGCTGGAAACTTGGACGAGTCCTAGAGGTCTTCCCTGGCCCCGACGGCCTGGTGCGCACAGCGAAAGTCAAGACAAAGGACTCTGTGTTCATCCGACCTATTCAGAAGCTATGCCTACTGGAGAACGATCTTGAGAATAATTAG